The Streptomyces clavuligerus genome includes a region encoding these proteins:
- a CDS encoding LxmA leader domain family RiPP gives MNTEDLMGGYAAYTSPNAAVQEAATTHAEAFTPTITVTPTTEVIVSVVVSLLTPHV, from the coding sequence ATGAACACGGAAGACCTCATGGGCGGCTACGCCGCGTACACCAGCCCCAACGCGGCCGTTCAGGAGGCCGCCACCACCCACGCCGAGGCGTTCACCCCGACCATCACCGTGACCCCGACGACCGAGGTCATCGTCAGCGTCGTCGTCTCGCTGCTCACACCGCACGTCTGA
- a CDS encoding cellulose binding domain-containing protein, whose amino-acid sequence MRNPLRRTPHRRLRTTAAGALATALAALGLVALPGPAAATTAPALTVQYRTGVTGATAGQAAPWFTVRNTGTAPVRLADVRLRYYFSSDAPDASYRFACDWAVRGCSNLTGAFAAHTPATATADRYLEIGFTAAAGTLAPGADTGDIRLRMHRSDWKPLRQGDDHSFSAERTTYADWDRVTAHLSGTTVWGSVPGGGPVDPPPAQALFDDFAYTAHDDPRLAARGWALRSWPGGPGVPGAGWSPRNISFGTENGASVMTLRTETDGTAAGTRQAEILATSMKFRKGTYAARVKFSDAPVHGPDGDHVIQTFFAINDLKAPMADDYAEYDFEYLPNGGWGETGNTLFATSWETYDSTGAQPPVNTHTADRAGYAGWRDLVFTVDDTDVRYYVDGRLFATHGAAYLPERPVLISFNQWLTDLAGPPERTPRAYEQGVDYVLHVKDKVLTPAQVAERVAAYRTAGTAFEDTVPAL is encoded by the coding sequence ATGCGCAACCCCCTGCGAAGAACCCCCCACCGCCGACTGCGCACCACCGCGGCCGGAGCCCTCGCGACGGCGCTCGCCGCGCTGGGGCTCGTGGCTCTCCCCGGCCCCGCCGCCGCGACGACCGCACCGGCGCTCACCGTCCAGTACCGCACCGGCGTCACCGGTGCCACCGCCGGGCAGGCGGCGCCCTGGTTCACCGTCCGCAACACCGGTACCGCCCCGGTGCGGCTCGCGGACGTGAGACTCCGTTACTACTTCAGCTCCGACGCGCCGGACGCCTCCTACCGCTTCGCCTGCGACTGGGCCGTCCGCGGCTGCTCGAACCTCACCGGCGCGTTCGCGGCGCACACACCCGCGACGGCCACCGCCGACCGCTATCTGGAGATAGGCTTCACCGCTGCCGCGGGCACCCTCGCGCCCGGCGCGGACACCGGCGACATCCGGCTCCGGATGCACCGGAGCGACTGGAAGCCGCTGCGGCAGGGCGACGACCACTCCTTCAGCGCCGAGCGGACGACGTACGCCGACTGGGACCGGGTCACCGCCCATCTCTCCGGCACCACCGTCTGGGGCTCCGTGCCCGGCGGCGGCCCGGTCGACCCGCCGCCCGCGCAGGCCCTCTTCGACGACTTCGCGTACACCGCGCACGACGACCCCCGGCTCGCCGCCCGGGGCTGGGCGCTCCGGAGCTGGCCGGGCGGGCCCGGGGTGCCCGGCGCGGGCTGGTCGCCGCGGAACATCTCGTTCGGCACCGAGAACGGCGCCTCGGTGATGACCCTCAGGACCGAGACCGACGGCACCGCGGCAGGCACTCGGCAGGCCGAGATCCTGGCCACGTCCATGAAGTTCCGCAAGGGCACCTACGCGGCCCGGGTGAAGTTCAGCGACGCCCCCGTGCACGGGCCCGACGGCGACCACGTCATCCAGACCTTCTTCGCCATCAACGACCTGAAGGCGCCGATGGCGGACGACTACGCGGAGTACGACTTCGAGTACCTGCCCAACGGTGGATGGGGCGAGACGGGCAACACCCTCTTCGCCACGTCCTGGGAGACATACGACTCGACCGGCGCGCAGCCGCCCGTGAACACGCACACCGCCGACCGGGCGGGCTACGCGGGCTGGCGCGACCTGGTGTTCACCGTCGACGACACCGACGTCCGCTACTACGTCGACGGGCGGCTCTTCGCCACCCACGGCGCCGCCTATCTGCCGGAACGCCCGGTGCTGATCAGCTTCAACCAGTGGCTGACGGATCTCGCGGGCCCGCCGGAGCGCACCCCCCGCGCCTATGAGCAGGGCGTCGACTACGTCCTGCATGTGAAGGACAAGGTCCTCACCCCGGCTCAGGTCGCCGAGCGGGTCGCCGCGTACCGGACGGCGGGCACGGCCTTCGAGGACACCGTCCCCGCGCTCTGA
- a CDS encoding winged helix-turn-helix transcriptional regulator yields the protein MSPPTRHAPGSDWTDPDCPVARALDLVGDKWSLLVVRDAMDGARSFTEFQRRTGIARNILTDRLRKLSERGLLTQRTAPTGRRQEYVLTDAGRDLFPVIVTLRQWGERNAFAPGEPRSTLVDQHGTPVPDLTPTGGDGTPLDAGTTRVRRTG from the coding sequence ATGTCGCCCCCCACCCGGCACGCGCCCGGCTCCGACTGGACCGACCCGGACTGCCCCGTCGCCCGCGCGCTCGACCTCGTCGGCGACAAATGGAGTCTTCTGGTCGTCCGTGACGCGATGGACGGGGCCCGGTCGTTCACCGAGTTTCAGCGACGCACCGGCATCGCCCGCAACATCCTCACCGACCGCCTCAGGAAACTCTCCGAACGCGGGCTCCTCACCCAGCGCACGGCCCCGACGGGCCGCCGCCAGGAGTATGTGCTCACCGATGCCGGACGGGACCTCTTCCCCGTCATCGTCACCCTGCGGCAGTGGGGCGAACGCAACGCCTTCGCCCCCGGGGAGCCCCGCTCCACCCTGGTCGACCAGCACGGAACCCCCGTTCCCGACCTCACACCGACCGGCGGCGACGGCACCCCCCTCGACGCGGGCACCACGCGGGTGCGCCGGACGGGATAG
- a CDS encoding MFS transporter gives MDARRRALLATVCGVAVAGVYAAQPVLEPMGRDLGVPTGLTGWIVATGQIGYLAGLVLLVPLGDVVDRRRLIAAHLAITAVGLLLTAAAPTAWVAFTGLAVAGVFAVVVQTAVAYTASVSPPAERGRGIGVVTSGVVVGILGARIVTGALAETAGWRGVYLVLAVVSLGLAVLVLVALPPDGRPDRPTGYGRAVVALGGLFGRRVFLTRGLIAFFLFASFGTLWSGMSLPLGGEPWRLSESQIGLFGIAGLAGALGAARAGRWADAGRAAPVTGAALALLVLSWAATGQLMWSLWLLVVGVVLLDYAVQAVHVSNQHLLTAAYPARVSGVIGAYMVFYSLGSALGAAATTAVLTAHGWTGSALLGAGFAVCALAVWAVDRRLPPGPDPLGGTGPCPEVVSPAPPLTAEDRA, from the coding sequence ATGGACGCGAGGCGGCGAGCGCTGCTCGCGACGGTGTGCGGAGTGGCTGTGGCGGGCGTCTACGCCGCACAGCCCGTTCTGGAGCCGATGGGACGCGACCTCGGTGTGCCGACCGGGCTCACCGGGTGGATCGTGGCGACCGGTCAGATCGGTTATCTGGCCGGGCTGGTGCTGCTGGTGCCGCTCGGTGACGTGGTCGACCGGCGACGGCTCATCGCCGCGCACCTGGCGATCACCGCGGTGGGCCTGCTCCTGACGGCAGCCGCGCCGACCGCGTGGGTGGCGTTCACGGGGCTGGCGGTGGCCGGGGTGTTCGCGGTCGTGGTGCAGACCGCCGTGGCCTACACCGCGTCGGTCTCGCCGCCCGCCGAACGCGGACGCGGTATCGGCGTCGTGACCTCGGGTGTCGTGGTCGGCATCCTGGGCGCGCGGATCGTCACCGGCGCGCTCGCGGAGACAGCGGGCTGGCGCGGTGTCTATCTCGTGCTCGCGGTGGTCTCGCTCGGACTCGCCGTCCTCGTCCTCGTCGCGCTGCCGCCGGACGGGCGCCCCGACCGGCCCACCGGGTACGGACGGGCCGTCGTCGCGCTCGGCGGGCTCTTCGGGCGGCGCGTCTTCCTGACGCGCGGGCTCATCGCGTTCTTCCTGTTCGCGTCGTTCGGGACCCTGTGGAGCGGGATGTCCCTGCCGCTGGGGGGCGAGCCATGGCGGCTGAGCGAGAGTCAGATCGGGCTGTTCGGGATCGCCGGTCTCGCCGGGGCCCTCGGCGCGGCCCGCGCGGGGCGGTGGGCGGACGCGGGACGGGCGGCCCCGGTCACCGGGGCCGCGCTCGCCCTGCTCGTCCTCTCCTGGGCCGCGACGGGACAGCTGATGTGGTCGCTGTGGCTCCTCGTCGTCGGCGTCGTGCTGCTCGACTACGCGGTCCAGGCCGTGCATGTGAGCAACCAGCATCTGCTCACCGCCGCGTATCCCGCGCGCGTCAGCGGCGTCATCGGCGCCTATATGGTCTTCTACTCGCTCGGTTCCGCCCTCGGCGCGGCGGCGACCACCGCCGTCCTCACCGCCCACGGCTGGACGGGCTCCGCTCTCCTCGGAGCCGGATTCGCGGTGTGCGCGCTGGCCGTGTGGGCGGTCGACCGACGGCTGCCCCCCGGCCCCGATCCCCTCGGCGGCACGGGCCCGTGCCCGGAAGTGGTCTCCCCGGCCCCACCGTTGACCGCCGAAGACCGGGCGTGA